In Cataglyphis hispanica isolate Lineage 1 chromosome 20, ULB_Chis1_1.0, whole genome shotgun sequence, a single genomic region encodes these proteins:
- the LOC126856887 gene encoding ATP-binding cassette sub-family C member 10: MAENLLNDVERWKWNWTELCGSNRNINPLNPETHDLGICFQQLCLQIPVLALIAVISAYYCGKTNISSSRQQHTYHAINIRIVITICLVILPIIRAYIILTNTVIPLVHDEVQDYSTPVPKRLDISFHRNINSSLNDTDIISRIRDGLNHTIRFAKSILLPESSVKDTTVTPATSFTYIYGTTPKFTSDKFTSVNPVDYLVASTEGLAWVMHLCFILSLKRGHNPNPRGPVLMRALIFLLIVISVLLLRSHINNTSKDDVLPNLSLGFSISVVTLLILYTITLIPGPSRSERMRISSRNVIIGERTALLSTPTSSYVQFPEEQDPSYLGIAMEDVTIISKLLFHWVTPLMEKGVKRLLNHSDDLFDLPDQISTNAISYKIDEHLNNMPKTASDRLENNSEVPLQTNVKVITKKVTLFYLLHKCFGWEFYTVGILKFIADCSSFVGPILLNRLIGFIEDKNEPISHGYLYASLIILSAIIGAFCNTHFTFWMSIVGLKIRSTIITLIYKKTLHSSNIDLNHHFNFGEIVNFMSTDSDRLVNSCPSFHTFWSIPLQLFVTLYLLHKQIGVSFLAGVAFSIVLIPINKIIANKIGKLSTKLMEYKDQRVRLMGEILRGITTIKVNVWEEHFLRNIYKLREKEVKYLRGRKYLDALCVYFWATTPVIIAILTFATYVLLGNKLDAKTVFTSMALLNMLIGPLNAFPWVLNGLTEAWVSLKRIQRMLDLPDMDASLYYTDITPDVDLLLQNVTLTVNRPKNNDDIINASPKTLSTPSSSTDVKKSVTFEDDDVFTLHNINLSVQKGQLIGIMGKVGSGKSLLLDGILAEITKTKGIIAVNDDHKGFGYVKQNSWLQRGTIRDNILFGKSYDHNKYKNILKACALTSDLNSLPNKDLTAVGEAGNTLSGGQKTRISLARAVYADKDIYLLDDILATLDVKVARHVFQHVILGLLRNKTRILCTHQIQYLIHADLVIEMSKGKIINQGKPSDVLPDLEDYLLSESTESDLDMASIKMIFNEFSRSEKNDIDPLLEKEITEKGTVRFSVYIYYIKAIGRYLAISIFLSMVLMQSSKNITDLWLTYWVTHANTTMINSTDISRPGKLLQFYYDNYSLHDTKYYLIVYSLLAIFNSIFTLIRAFIFAYGGLQAAITIHKQLLKIIMRAKTTFFDIQPLGRIINRFSSDTYTIDDSLPFITNILLAHLFGLVATIIVTAYGLPWIFLVLAPLIPIYHWIQNHYRLTSREVKRLSSITLSPLYAHFNETLSGLTSIRAFRTVPRFKQENELLLEANQKTQFASIAISQWLALRLQFIGVALLAGVSIMAVLQHQYNIADPGLIGLAITYALSVTGLLSGVVNSFTETEREMIAVERVKQYLDHVPTENTIGANPPYAWPTQGVVEFKDVVLKYRDHLVPSLKEVTFITRPAEKIGVVGRTGAGKSSLLASLFRLTEISSGSILIDNVNIQTLQLNALRSRLAIIPQNPFLFSGTIRENVDPLNQYTDMHIYKTLEKCKVHSLVYRLGGFGAVLDEGGSNLSAGQRQLFCLVRAVLHNAKIVCIDEATANVDQETDKSIQATIKFSFQSATVITIAHRIKTIMHCDRVLVMGDGEVLEFDEPNLLIQNADSYFYHLASQEFTDQE, encoded by the exons ATGGCAGAGAATTTGTTGAATGACGTAGAAAGATGGAAATGGAATTGGACAGAATTATGTGGATCtaacagaaatattaatcCTTTGAATCCTGAAACACATGATTTGGGTATATGTTTTCAACAGCTTTGTCTTCag ATACCAGTATTAGCTCTCATAGCTGTAATTTCCGCATATTATTGTGGAAAAACAAACATATCCTCATCTCGACAGCAGCACACTTACCATGCTATAAACATAAGAATTGTTATTACTATATGTCTTGTGATATTGCCTATCATAAgggcatatattattttgactaATACTGTTATCCCTTTGGTGCATGATGAAGTGCAAGATTATAGCACACCAGTACCAAAAAGATTGGACATTTCttttcatagaaatataaattcatcttTAAATGATACAGATATTATAAGCAGGATACGTGATGGATTAAATCATACCATTAGATTTGCTAAATCAATTCTATTACCAGAGAGTAGTGTTAAAGATACTACTGTAACTCCTGCCACATCTTTTACCTATATTTATGGGACAACACCGAAATTTACTTCTGATAAATTTACTTCTGTTAATCCAGTGGATTATCTTGTAGCAAGTACCGAAGGTTTAGCATGGGTTATGcatctttgttttattttaagctTGAAACGTGGACATAATCCTAATCCACGAGGACCGGTATTAATGCGAGCATTGATATTTCTCTTGATCGTTATTTCTGTGCTACTATTACGCAGTCACATCAATAATACATCCAAGGACGATGTTTTGCCAAACTTATCATTAGGTTTCAGTATCAGTGTAGTTACTCttctgatattatatacaataacattGATACCGGGTCCCAGTAGGTCAGAGCGCATGAGAATATCATCCCGAAATGTCATA ataGGGGAACGCACTGCATTATTGAGTACCCCTACTTCCTCATATGTACAATTTCCGGAGGAACAGGACCCGAGCTACCTTGGAATTGCTATGGAAGATGTTACTATTATTTCTAAACTCTTGTTCCATTGGGTAACACCATTAATGGAAAAAGGCGTTAAGAGGTTGTTAAATCATTCCgatgatttatttgatttaccTGACCAAATTAGTACCAATGCaattagttataaaattgatgagCACTTAAATAATATG CCGAAAACAGCAAGCGATAGACTTGAAAATAATTCGGAAGTACCGCTTCAGACGAATGTAAaagtaattacaaaaaaagtaACACTATTTTACTTGCTGCATAAATGTTTCGGCTGGGAATTTTATACGgttggaatattaaaatttatcgcagATTGCAGTTCGTTTGTGGGGccaatattgttaaatagattaataggctttattgaagataaaaatgagCCAATCTCACAtggatatttatatgcatctcTTATAATACTCAGCGCTATAATTG GTGCTTTTTGTAATactcattttacattttggaTGTCTATTGTGGGTTTGAAAATTCGCTCtacaattattactttaatctATAAGAAAACATTGCATTCttctaatattgatttaaatcaccattttaattttggtgaaattgttaattttatgagCACTGACAGCGATAGATTGGTCAATAGCTGTCCTAGTTTTCATACATTTTGGAGTATACCATTAcag ttaTTTGTGACACTATATCTTCTACATAAGCAAATTGGAGTTTCCTTTTTAGCTGGTGTTGCATTTTCAATAGTACTTATACCAATTAATAAGATcatagcaaataaaattggTAAGCTTAGCACCAAATTGATGGAATATAAAGATCAAAGAGTCAGGCTGATGGGAGAGATATTGCGTGGGATAACTACAATCAAGGTTAATGTATGGGAAGAACACTTCTTACGAAATATTTACA agctaagagagaaagaagtgaaatatttacgaggtagaaaatatttagatgCTCTTTGCGTTTATTTCTGGGCAACTACGCCTGTTATCATCGCGATATTAACATTTGCAACATATGTATTGCTTGGAAACAAATTAGATGCCAAAACGGTTTTTACGAGTATGGCATTATTGAACATGTTAATAGGCCCGTTAAATGCGTTTCCATGGGTTTTAAATGGTCTTACAGAAGCATGGGTATCTCTTAAGAGAATTCAAAGAATGttagat ttacCAGACATGGATGCATCATTGTATTATACAGATATTACTCCCGATGTTGATTTATTGCTGCAAAATGTAACATTAACTGTAAATCGTCCAAAGAATAatgatgatattataaatgcaagtCCAAAAACTTTATCAACTCCATCTTCGAGTACTGATGTTAAGAAAAGCGTTACTTTCGAAGATGACGACGTCTTTAccttacataatattaatttatctgtaCAAAag GGACAATTAATCGGTATCATGGGCAAAGTTGGAAGCGGAAAGTCTTTACTCCTAGATGGCATTTTAGCAGAAATAACAAAAACTAAAGGGATAATAGCGGTTAATGATGATCATAAAGGTTTTGgatatgtaaaacaaaattcttgGTTACAACGTGGCACAATCCGGGATAATATTCTCTTTGGAAAATCCTATgatcataataaatacaa GAACATTTTGAAGGCTTGCGCTCTCACGTCCGATTTGAATTCATTGCctaataaagatttaacaGCTGTTGGTGAAGCTGGGAACACTTTGAGTGGCGGCCAAAAGACGAGAATTTCTCTAGCTCGCGCTGTATATGcggataaagatatttatttactagaTGATATATTAGCAACGCTGGACGTCAAAGTTGCTAGACACGTATTTCAACATGTAATTCTAGGCTTATTACGAAATAAGACCAGGATATTATGCACACATCAGATTCAATATTTGATCCATGCAGATTTAGTTATCGAAATGtcgaaaggaaaaattattaatcaaggTAAACCGAGTGACGTTTTGCCCGATCTGGAAGATTATCTTTTATCAGAGTCCACAGAATCTGACTTGGATATGGCTTCTATAAAgatgatatttaatgaatttagtcgatcggaaaaaaatgatatagatCCGTtacttgaaaaagaaattactgAGAAAGGAACAGTACGCTTCTCAGTGTACATATACTACATCAAGGCCATTGGACGATACTTGGCAATctcaatatttctctctatgGTTCTAATGCAAAGCTCAAAAAACATTACAGATTTATGGTTAACATATTGGGTGACCCATGCTAATACCACAATGATCAATTCAACCGACATATCTCGACCtggaaaattattgcaattctaTTACGATAATTATAGTTTGCATGATACGAAGTATTACTTAATAGTTTACAGCCTACTAGCTATatttaattccatttttactttaatcagAGCTTTTATTTTCGCGTATGGTGGCTTGCAAGCAGCCATAACGATCCATAAGCAGCTCTTGAAGATAATTATGCGG gcaAAAACAACATTTTTCGATATTCAACCGCTCGGTaggattataaatagattttcatCCGATACATACACCATCGACGATTCTCTGCCGTTTATTACTAACATCTTGTTGGCACACCTATTTGGTTTAGTTGCTACCATTATAGTTACAGCTTATGGATTACCATGGATCTTTCTAGTATTAGCACCACTTATACCAATCTACCATTGGATACAAAATCATTATag ATTAACATCGAGAGAGGTAAAACGGTTATCCAGTATTACGCTTTCTCCTTTATATGCtcattttaatgaaactttgAGCGGGCTAACAAGTATCAGAGCCTTTCGCACTGTACCTCGCTTTAAACAGGAAAACGAACTACTGTTGGAAGCCAACCAAAAAACGCAATTCGCTTCTATAGCTATCAGTCAATGGCTCGCGCTAAGATTGCAATTTATCGGTGTCGCCCTTTTAGCCGGAGTTAGCATTATGGCAGTATTGCAACATCAATATAACATAGCTGATCCTGGTTTGATAGGTTTAGCGATTACATACGCATTATCTGTAACCGGATTATTATCTGGAGTTGTAAACTCCTTTACTGAGACTgagagagagatgattgcGGTGGAACGAGTTAAACAGTATTTAGATCATGTGCCGACTGAAAATACGATAGGTGCTAATCCACCTTACGCATGGCCTACTCAGGGTGTTGTAGAATTTAAAGATGTTGTTTTGAAGTACAG AGATCATTTAGTGCCATCGTTGAAAGAAGTAACATTTATCACGCGACCAGCGGAAAAAATAGGCGTCGTTGGTCGCACAGGTGCTGGAAAAAGTTCATTACTAGCTTCGTTATTTAGACTGACAGAGATCAGCTCTGGAAGTATATTAATCGATAACGTGAACATTCAAACGTTGCAATTGAATGCATTAag ATCCCGTTTAGCTATTATACCTCAAAATCCGTTTCTCTTCTCGGGTACTATTCGAGAGAACGTGGATCCGTTGAATCAGTATActgatatgcatatatacaaaacCCTTGAGAAATGTAAAGTACATTCTTTAGTTTATCGATTGGGTGGCTTTGGCGCAGTCTTGGATGAAGGTGGTAGTAATCTCAGCGCCGGTCAAAGACAATTGTTTTGCTTAGTCAGGGCTGTGCTACACAATGCGAAG ATCGTCTGCATTGACGAAGCCACTGCGAATGTAGATCAAGAGACGGATAAATCTATTCAAGCGACAATAAAGTTTTCCTTCCAAAGTGCAACGGTTATTACAATTGCCcatagaataaaaacaattatgcaCTGTGATag aGTTCTAGTAATGGGTGATGGAGAAGTATTGGAATTTGATGagccaaatttattaatccagAATGCCGATTCTTATTTCTATCATCTGGCTAGTCAAGAATTTACGGATCAAGAATGA
- the LOC126856946 gene encoding coiled-coil domain-containing protein 97, which produces MTLEMKKNISYSETENDNKKQNIDFPMGNVKCDTLEEEILNHVANSKAIFKSQQKEEPELTYEEKRSIAEKLLKKNHCLFLSKFGHYLKMEHLVYFNKSEDYETIYHINRLQRYFNNSTRRIDVRNKRYEALKSLIEKGEYFSECEMMKRNPLLYEYLVGQYLTEEQKKARDTIDTRSINYVDILMETVERNKMQKHLESQQEQEDEVQEENDSDDDDDDDENDNSRTSTISKTSFNNQIKSHWGENLNKMIDKDRDKKLSSNKIQHKISSQEIQLFRQEFVTNMYESFLDGKDKDFDYSTVDDNEAYDNVELRNQDEEEKYFDSEAPEIVLPRNECNDQNESEDELDVYMRTLKKLSIKTNQRDVYRIIWNSSQS; this is translated from the exons atgactctggaaatgaaaaaaaatatttcatatagtgAGACTgagaatgataataaaaaacagaacATAGATTTTCCTATGGgaaatgtaaaatgtgatACTCTAGAGGAGGAGATTCTAAATCATGTAGCCAACAGCAAAGCAATTTTCAAGAGCCAGCAGAAAGAAGAACCAGAGTTGACGTACGAGGAGAAGCGTTCCATAGCTgagaaattgttaaaaaagaatcattgCTTATTCCTATCCAAATTTGGACACTATTTGAAAATGGAGCATTTggtatactttaataaaagcGAAGATTACGAGacgatttatcatataaatagattacagagatattttaataattctacaaGACGTATTGATGTTAGGAACAAAAGATATGAAGCTTTAAAGTCATTAATAGAAAAAGGGGAATATTTCAGCGAATGTGAAATGATGAAGAGGAATCCATTATTGTATGAATATTTGGTAGGGCAATATTTGACAGAAGAGCAAAAGAAAGCTAGAGATACTATTGATACACGTAGCATAAATTATGTCGATATATTAATGGAAACTGTTGAAAGgaacaaaatgcaaaaacatCTGGAATCTCAACAGGAACAGGAGGATGAAGTACAAGAAGAGAATGATtcagatgatgatgatgatgatgatgagaaTGATAATAGCAGAACCAGCACTATATCTAAAAcaagttttaataatcaaattaaatctcaCTGgggtgaaaatttaaataaaatgattgataaagacagagataaaaaattatcaagtaataaaatacaacataaaatatcaagtcaagaaatacaattattcAGGCAAGAGTTTGTTACAAATATGTATGAGAGTTTCCTGGATGGTAAAGATAAAGATTTTGATTAtag caCTGTGGATGATAATGAAGCTTATGATAATGTAGAATTGAGGAATCaagatgaagaagaaaaatactttgatTCTGAAGCCCCTGAAATTGTTCTTCCACGTAATGAATGTAATGATCAAAACGAATCTGAAGATGAATTGGATGTGTATATGAGAACACTGAag AAATTATCTATCAAAACCAATCAGAGAGATGTCTATAGAATCATATGGAATTCTAGCCAAAGTTGA
- the LOC126856906 gene encoding vacuolar protein sorting-associated protein 35 isoform X1: MPMTPAITGMEEQEKLLEDAIGVVKVQAFQMKHCLDKAKLMDALKHASTMLGELRTSLLSPKSYYELYMAITDELRHLELYLLDEFQKGRKVTDLYELVQYVGNIVPRLYLLITVGLVYIKTTPGLKRDLLRDLVEMCRGVQHPLRGLFLRNYLLQCTRNILPDVTEGDDEDGTVRDSIDFVLMNFAEMNKLWVRMQHQGHSRDRERREREREELRILVGTNLVRLSQLESVTLDKYKKLVLPGILEQVVSCRDAIAQEYLMECIIQVFPDEFHLQTLNAFLKSCAELQNGVNVKNIIISLIDRLAAFSQRSDGVGGPGSPNQISGIPQDVKLFDVFSDQIAIIIQTRQDMPPEDIVSLQVALINLAHKCYPDRVDYVDKVLFTTVQIFQKQNVDKLEYNSAVSRELVRLMKIPVDNYKNILTVLKLEHYAPLLDYFDYEGRKSLAIYIITNILENETLIPMQEQVDAVLSMVSPLVQDQPDQPNIEEDPEDFAEEQGLLGRLIHHFKSETPDQQYMILSAARKHFSAGGNKRIKYTLPPIVFQSYQLAFTYKALKDQDEMWQKKCQKIFQFCHTTITALMKAELAELPLRLFLQGAIAIGEIRFDNFEMVAYEFMSQAFSIYEDEISDSKAQLAAITLIIATFEQMSCFGEENAEPVRNQCALYASKLLRKPDQCRGVATCSHIFWSGKSLATGGKEMQEGNKVLDCLKKGIRIASQCMDTSVQVQLYVELLNHYIYFYEKGNTAVTVQILNQVIAKIREELPNLEASEETDQIQKHLANTLEHLRNRMESADSDGLSYQGLVL, from the exons ATG cCAATGACACCTGCCATAACAGGAATGGAAGAACAAGAGAAGTTGTTGGAAGATGCTATCGGTGTGGTTAAAGTTCAAGCTTTTCAGATGAAACATTGTTTGGACAAGGCTAAATTGATGGATGCACTAAAACATGCATCTACTATGTTAGGAGAACTCAGGACTTCTCTTCTCAGTCCAAAGAGTTACTATGAATTGT atatggCAATCACAGATGAACTAAGGCATTTAGAACTTTATTTGTTGGATGAATTtcaaaaaggaagaaaggtTACAGATCTTTATGAATTAGTGCAATACGTTGGCAACATTGTACCTAGACT CTACTTACTCATTACTGTTGGTTTGGTTTACATCAAAACAACTCCTGGCTTGAAAAGAGATCTTTTAAGAGATCTTGTAGAAATGTGCAGAGGTGTGCAACATCCATTACGTGGTTTattcttaagaaattatttattacaatgcacaagaaatattttgccaGATGTCACTGAAGGCGATGATGAAGATGGGACT gtTCGTGACAGCATAGATTTTGTTCTGATGAATTTCGcagaaatgaataaattatgggTGCGCATGCAACATCAAGGACATAGCAGggatagagaaagaagagaaagggaaagggaAGAACTTAGAATTCTAGTGGGAACGAATCTCGTACGACTTAGCCAATTGGAATCTGTAACGTTAGATAAATACAAAAAG ctTGTGCTACCAGGAATATTGGAACAAGTTGTTAGTTGTAGGGATGCCATAGCACAGGAATATCTTATGGAGTGTATAATTCAA gTCTTTCCTGATGAATTCCACTTACAAACATTAAATGCATTCTTAAAATCTTGTGCAGAGTTGCAAAATGGTGTGaatgttaaaaacattattatatcactAATCGATAGACTTGCAGCCTTTAGTCAACGGTCCGACGGCGTAGGAGGACCGGGAAGTCCTAATCAAATATCAGGAATTCCACAAGATGTCAAACTTTTTGATGTGTTTAGTGATCagattgctattattatacag acAAGACAAGATATGCCTCCTGAAGATATTGTGTCCCTTCAAGTAGCTCTCATAAACTTAGCGCATAAATGCTATCCAGATCGGGTAGATTATGTAGATAAAGTCTTGTTCACAACAGTCCAAATATTCCAAAAACAAAACGTCGATAA GCTGGAGTATAACAGTGCCGTTTCGAGAGAGCTAGTtagattaatgaaaattcctgtagataattataaaaatatattaactgtGCTTAAACTCGAGCATTATGCACCTCTTTTGGATTATTTCGATTATGAGGGCAGAAAATCGctagctatatatataataacaaatattttggaaaacgAAACATTGATACCAATGCAAGAGCAAGTGGATGCAGTGCTCTCTATGGTATCTCCCTTGGTACAAGATCAGCCAGATCAACCAAACATAGAGGAAGATCCTGAAGATTTCGCCGAGGAGCAAGGTCTGCTTGGCAGACTAATACATCATTTTAAATCGGAAACACCGGATCagcaatatatgatattaagcGCTGCAAGAAAACATTTCAGTGCTGGtggtaataaaagaattaaatacacTCTGCCGCCTATAGTCTTCCAAAGTTATCAATTGGCCTTTACATATAAAGCATTGAAAGATCAG gacgAAATGTGGCAAAAAaagtgtcaaaaaatttttcaattttgtcacACGACTATCACGGCACTGATGAAGGCTGAATTAGCCGAACTACCTTTAAGGCTATTTCTACAAGGTGCAATAGCGATCGGCGAAATCCGCttcgataattttgaaatggtTGCTTATGAATTTATGAGTCAAGCGTTTTCGATATATGAGGATGAAATAAGCGATTCAAAGGCGCAGCTCGCGGCGATCACTTTGATTATCGCTACGTTTGAACAAATGAGCTGTTTTGGTGAAGAAAATGCAGAGCCTGTGCGTAATCAGTGCGCTTTGTATGCTAGTAAATTATTGAGAAAGCCTGATCAATGTAGAGGAGTCGCTACTTGTTCACATATATTCTGGTCAGGAAAATCTTTAGCTACAGGCGGAAAAGAG ATGCAAGAAGGCAATAAAGTATTAGACTGTTTGAAGAAAGGTATTAGGATAGCGAGCCAATGCATGGATACATCAGTGCAAGTACAATTGTATGTGGAATTGCTGaatcattacatttatttctacGAGAAAGGAAATACTGCT gtgACCGTGCAAATACTGAATCAAGTGATTGCGAAAATTAGAGAGGAGCTTCCCAATTTGGAAGCAAGTGAGGAAACTGATCAAATACAAAAACATTTGGCAAATACATTGGAGCATTTAAGAAACAGGATGGAATCGGCGGATTCTGATGGACTTTCTTATCAAGGTCTTGTTCTGTAA
- the LOC126856906 gene encoding vacuolar protein sorting-associated protein 35 isoform X2, translated as MPMTPAITGMEEQEKLLEDAIGVVKVQAFQMKHCLDKAKLMDALKHASTMLGELRTSLLSPKSYYELYMAITDELRHLELYLLDEFQKGRKVTDLYELVQYVGNIVPRLYLLITVGLVYIKTTPGLKRDLLRDLVEMCRGVQHPLRGLFLRNYLLQCTRNILPDVTEGDDEDGTVRDSIDFVLMNFAEMNKLWVRMQHQGHSRDRERREREREELRILVGTNLVRLSQLESVTLDKYKKLVLPGILEQVVSCRDAIAQEYLMECIIQVFPDEFHLQTLNAFLKSCAELQNGVNVKNIIISLIDRLAAFSQRSDGVGGPGSPNQISGIPQDVKLFDVFSDQIAIIIQTRQDMPPEDIVSLQVALINLAHKCYPDRVDYVDKVLFTTVQIFQKQNVDKLEYNSAVSRELVRLMKIPVDNYKNILTVLKLEHYAPLLDYFDYEGRKSLAIYIITNILENETLIPMQEQVDAVLSMVSPLVQDQPDQPNIEEDPEDFAEEQGLLGRLIHHFKSETPDQQYMILSAARKHFSAGGNKRIKYTLPPIVFQSYQLAFTYKALKDQDEMWQKKCQKIFQFCHTTITALMKAELAELPLRLFLQGAIAIGEIRFDNFEMVAYEFMSQAFSIYEDEISDSKAQLAAITLIIATFEQMSCFGEENAEPVRNQCALYASKLLRKPDQCRGVATCSHIFWSGKSLATGGKEMQEGNKVLDCLKKGIRIASQCMDTSVQVQLYVELLNHYIYFYEKGNTAVTVQILNQVIAKIREELPNLEASEETDQIQKHLANTLEHLRNRMESADSDGLSYQEKG; from the exons ATG cCAATGACACCTGCCATAACAGGAATGGAAGAACAAGAGAAGTTGTTGGAAGATGCTATCGGTGTGGTTAAAGTTCAAGCTTTTCAGATGAAACATTGTTTGGACAAGGCTAAATTGATGGATGCACTAAAACATGCATCTACTATGTTAGGAGAACTCAGGACTTCTCTTCTCAGTCCAAAGAGTTACTATGAATTGT atatggCAATCACAGATGAACTAAGGCATTTAGAACTTTATTTGTTGGATGAATTtcaaaaaggaagaaaggtTACAGATCTTTATGAATTAGTGCAATACGTTGGCAACATTGTACCTAGACT CTACTTACTCATTACTGTTGGTTTGGTTTACATCAAAACAACTCCTGGCTTGAAAAGAGATCTTTTAAGAGATCTTGTAGAAATGTGCAGAGGTGTGCAACATCCATTACGTGGTTTattcttaagaaattatttattacaatgcacaagaaatattttgccaGATGTCACTGAAGGCGATGATGAAGATGGGACT gtTCGTGACAGCATAGATTTTGTTCTGATGAATTTCGcagaaatgaataaattatgggTGCGCATGCAACATCAAGGACATAGCAGggatagagaaagaagagaaagggaaagggaAGAACTTAGAATTCTAGTGGGAACGAATCTCGTACGACTTAGCCAATTGGAATCTGTAACGTTAGATAAATACAAAAAG ctTGTGCTACCAGGAATATTGGAACAAGTTGTTAGTTGTAGGGATGCCATAGCACAGGAATATCTTATGGAGTGTATAATTCAA gTCTTTCCTGATGAATTCCACTTACAAACATTAAATGCATTCTTAAAATCTTGTGCAGAGTTGCAAAATGGTGTGaatgttaaaaacattattatatcactAATCGATAGACTTGCAGCCTTTAGTCAACGGTCCGACGGCGTAGGAGGACCGGGAAGTCCTAATCAAATATCAGGAATTCCACAAGATGTCAAACTTTTTGATGTGTTTAGTGATCagattgctattattatacag acAAGACAAGATATGCCTCCTGAAGATATTGTGTCCCTTCAAGTAGCTCTCATAAACTTAGCGCATAAATGCTATCCAGATCGGGTAGATTATGTAGATAAAGTCTTGTTCACAACAGTCCAAATATTCCAAAAACAAAACGTCGATAA GCTGGAGTATAACAGTGCCGTTTCGAGAGAGCTAGTtagattaatgaaaattcctgtagataattataaaaatatattaactgtGCTTAAACTCGAGCATTATGCACCTCTTTTGGATTATTTCGATTATGAGGGCAGAAAATCGctagctatatatataataacaaatattttggaaaacgAAACATTGATACCAATGCAAGAGCAAGTGGATGCAGTGCTCTCTATGGTATCTCCCTTGGTACAAGATCAGCCAGATCAACCAAACATAGAGGAAGATCCTGAAGATTTCGCCGAGGAGCAAGGTCTGCTTGGCAGACTAATACATCATTTTAAATCGGAAACACCGGATCagcaatatatgatattaagcGCTGCAAGAAAACATTTCAGTGCTGGtggtaataaaagaattaaatacacTCTGCCGCCTATAGTCTTCCAAAGTTATCAATTGGCCTTTACATATAAAGCATTGAAAGATCAG gacgAAATGTGGCAAAAAaagtgtcaaaaaatttttcaattttgtcacACGACTATCACGGCACTGATGAAGGCTGAATTAGCCGAACTACCTTTAAGGCTATTTCTACAAGGTGCAATAGCGATCGGCGAAATCCGCttcgataattttgaaatggtTGCTTATGAATTTATGAGTCAAGCGTTTTCGATATATGAGGATGAAATAAGCGATTCAAAGGCGCAGCTCGCGGCGATCACTTTGATTATCGCTACGTTTGAACAAATGAGCTGTTTTGGTGAAGAAAATGCAGAGCCTGTGCGTAATCAGTGCGCTTTGTATGCTAGTAAATTATTGAGAAAGCCTGATCAATGTAGAGGAGTCGCTACTTGTTCACATATATTCTGGTCAGGAAAATCTTTAGCTACAGGCGGAAAAGAG ATGCAAGAAGGCAATAAAGTATTAGACTGTTTGAAGAAAGGTATTAGGATAGCGAGCCAATGCATGGATACATCAGTGCAAGTACAATTGTATGTGGAATTGCTGaatcattacatttatttctacGAGAAAGGAAATACTGCT gtgACCGTGCAAATACTGAATCAAGTGATTGCGAAAATTAGAGAGGAGCTTCCCAATTTGGAAGCAAGTGAGGAAACTGATCAAATACAAAAACATTTGGCAAATACATTGGAGCATTTAAGAAACAGGATGGAATCGGCGGATTCTGATGGACTTTCTTATCAAG aaaaaggATGA